One Granulicella sp. 5B5 DNA window includes the following coding sequences:
- a CDS encoding DUF6629 family protein — MCFSATANFVGSGVLGAVGVVTLTQVKHRRELLFASLPTLFALHQFIEGFVWLGLDGYLSQQVVHDMGAAFVLYAQGLLPFLMPLSVMLFEETRARRRAMMPLVVLGGLLTLYMLWGLAAYPLQVSVEQHSIVYVNYATNHTWVAVLYVIATCGSLFLSKVPVMVAFGAANLGILLVVMAVKRYAGTSVWCAYAAAASVIILMYFWKSAGIRPFRYLQVG; from the coding sequence TGTGTTTTTCGGCGACGGCGAACTTTGTGGGCAGCGGTGTGCTTGGCGCGGTGGGCGTGGTAACGCTGACCCAGGTGAAGCACAGGCGGGAGCTTCTGTTTGCTTCGCTGCCAACGCTGTTTGCGCTGCACCAGTTTATTGAGGGGTTCGTGTGGCTGGGGCTGGATGGTTACCTGTCGCAACAGGTGGTGCACGATATGGGCGCGGCGTTTGTGCTGTATGCGCAAGGCCTGCTGCCGTTTCTGATGCCGTTGAGCGTGATGCTGTTTGAAGAGACTCGCGCGCGGCGCAGGGCGATGATGCCGCTGGTAGTGCTGGGCGGGTTGTTGACGCTGTATATGCTGTGGGGGTTGGCGGCGTATCCACTGCAGGTTTCGGTGGAGCAGCACAGCATTGTGTATGTGAACTATGCGACCAATCACACATGGGTGGCGGTGCTGTATGTGATTGCGACATGTGGCTCGCTGTTCCTGTCGAAGGTGCCGGTGATGGTGGCGTTCGGGGCGGCGAACCTGGGGATATTGCTGGTGGTGATGGCGGTGAAACGCTATGCGGGTACGTCGGTGTGGTGCGCGTATGCGGCGGCAGCGAGCGTGATTATCCTGATGTACTTCTGGAAGAGCGCCGGGATACGGCCGTTTCGCTATCTGCAGGTGGGCTGA